The stretch of DNA GCGGCCACGCCAGCGCCGCGGTCTTGCGGATCAGAAAGTCGCCGGGCGCGAGCGCAAGCGAATGCCACAGATAGATCCCATACGAATACACGCCCATCCACGCGACCGCGCGATAAAACCACGACGCGCTGAACATTCCCGAATGTTCGAGCACGAGCACGATCACCGCGCAGAAGCCGATCGCCTGCAACGTGAAGCCGATGCTTTCATCGAGCGCGGTGTGGCGCGTCGCGAACACGAGCCATGCGCACAGCGCGACCACCGCGACGATCAGCGCGCCGGTATGCGCGGCGAGCCGCCGGTACACGTCGGGTTTCATCCAGTACAGCGCGGCGAGCAGCACGCCGAACAGCAGGCTGTCGATCCGGTACTGCGTATACGCGAACGCCGCGTCGAGATTGCCGTTCGCGACCACGACGCTGCGCGCGGCGAACACCGCGACGCACAGCACGGCGAGCACGCCGATGATCACGTTCGCGTTCACGCGCCAGCGCGCGAGCAGCAGCAGCAGCGCGGGCAGGAACAGATAGAAGTGCTCCTCGACCGCGAGGCTCCACGTCTGCGCGATCGACGTGCCGTAGTAGTTCTGCAGATGCGTGAGGTTCTGCCACAGGAAGGTGTCGCGCGGATGCCGGCCGACGAACGTATGGAACAGGATCAGCGCATAGTACGCGGGCCAGATCTTGAACATCCGCCGCACGATGAAACGACGCGCGTCGATGCTGCCGGACTGGGAATACTGCTTGAGCAGCAGGCCGCCAACGAGGAAGCCGCTCAGCGTGAAGAACAGGTTCACGCCCTCGCGGCCGAAGTTCTTCAGCGGATACTCGATCGCTTCGATCAGCGGGTTGCCGGTGCGCACCGTATGGAAATGGAAACCCATCACCGCGAGAATCGCGATGCCGCGCACGAAGTCCAGTTCGACCAGCCGCCCCCGCGCCGTCGAACGCGTACCGCGCCATAGCTTCATCACGCATTCCTCAGTCAAATAACAGTGACGAATCACGCCTTCCGTTGCCCATCTTCGTCACCGGCACCTGCTTGCGTTCGCCAAGTTCACGGCGTTCTCGGACACGCGGCACGGGGCGGGCGATTTATTCTGCGCCGCCACAACCCAGGCCGATCTCGCCAGCGCCGCGCGCAACGGACTTCCGGCGTTTTATAGTGGACCGAACCTTCGCTTGCGGCACACCCGCCGCCTGCGAGCCCCTGCTCCGCACCGGGAGAATCGGCGATGCGAAACAAACACGCCATCCTGTGGATATGGATGTGCCTGCTGCCCCTCGCACTCGACTACAAGGCGCCGGACGCGCAGTCCGGTCTCGCCGCGCAATGGCTCGTCGTGATCCCGGCGCTCGGCAGCACGCTGATCCTCGTGATGATCGCGCCGCGTTTCACGCACCCGGCGCCGCTGCGCACGTTCGTCGCGACCGCGGTCGCGTTGAGCATCGGCGGCAGCGTCGTCACGCAGCTCGCGCAGGGCAACGATGTCGGCAACTACCTGCGCGTGCTGCTGCCGTTCATGCTGTTCGCGCTCGGTTTCGTGGCCACCTGCGGCCCGTGGAAACCGCTGCGCGTCGCGCAGATGGAGCACGCGCTGTGGTATGCGAACGTGCTCTGCCTCGTGTTCACGCTCGTGTTCGGGCTCGCGGTCGGCGGGCCGCTGCACGACGTTCGCTACCGGATCGTGTCGCCGACGATGCTCGGCCTTCAGGCGGTGCTGCTGCATCAGTTCATCGTCGCGCGGCGCTTCTCGGTGACGACGGTGCTGGTGTTCATCGCGACGCTTCTGATCGAGCTGCTGAGCGTGACCCGCAGCCTGCTCGTCGGCACCGCGCTGCTCGCGATGTTCGCGACGTGGATCGCATCGCCGTCGCTGCGCCATCTGCTGAGGGCGAGCCTGCGCGCGCTCGGCGCGCTGCTGTGCATCGCGCTGATCGCGGCGTCGTCCGCATGGTTCGCGCCGGAGGTCGCCGATCACTGGGCGCAGCGCGTGTTCGCCGCGAAGCAGACGAGCGCGGGCCGCGATCCGACGACGATCACGCGCCTCGCGGAGATGCGCGACCAGTTCGACCAGGTGACGTCGTCGG from Paraburkholderia caballeronis encodes:
- a CDS encoding acyltransferase family protein, which produces MKLWRGTRSTARGRLVELDFVRGIAILAVMGFHFHTVRTGNPLIEAIEYPLKNFGREGVNLFFTLSGFLVGGLLLKQYSQSGSIDARRFIVRRMFKIWPAYYALILFHTFVGRHPRDTFLWQNLTHLQNYYGTSIAQTWSLAVEEHFYLFLPALLLLLARWRVNANVIIGVLAVLCVAVFAARSVVVANGNLDAAFAYTQYRIDSLLFGVLLAALYWMKPDVYRRLAAHTGALIVAVVALCAWLVFATRHTALDESIGFTLQAIGFCAVIVLVLEHSGMFSASWFYRAVAWMGVYSYGIYLWHSLALAPGDFLIRKTAALAWPPTAIWAIVLPAQFIIAIGLGYLTTRAIEYPFLRLRDAYFPDRRAKVPATGNVAAVEGQLS